From Anopheles darlingi chromosome 2, idAnoDarlMG_H_01, whole genome shotgun sequence, the proteins below share one genomic window:
- the LOC125952234 gene encoding uncharacterized protein LOC125952234, translating to MPAIERLKGRENWRTWKFAVRTYLEVEDLWEAIEPTPKEDGTPAEVNPRKDRIARGKIILLIDPVNYIHIGDVKTAAEVWKKLSNTFEDSGLTQQWSLLHKLITTNLANCASMEAYVTRRIETAHQVIGIGFPLTDKWIGMLLLAGLPDEYRPMVMGLEITGDFIKTKLLQETELVKAEPALEEASGSETRVLQESTASREIRT from the coding sequence ATGCCAGCGATCGAGAGGCTGAAAGGCAGAGAAAATTGGCGTACGTGGAAATTCGCCGTACGCACATACCTTGAAGTGGAAGACCTCTGGGAAGCGATAGAACCAACCCCGAAAGAGGATGGAACACCGGCTGAAGTAAACCCGCGAAAGGATCGTATCGCAAGAGGAAAAATAATCCTACTGATAGATCCGGTGAATTACATCCACATTGGAGATGTAAAAACAGCGGCAGAAGTTTGGAAAAAGTTATCAAACACTTTCGAAGATAGTGGTCTGACGCAGCAGTGGTCGCTGTTACATAAATTGATAACCACAAATCTAGCTAATTGCGCTTCCATGGAAGCGTACGTAACCCGCAGGATTGAAACCGCACACCAGGTAATTGGGATAGGTTTCCCGTTAACCGATAAATGGAtaggaatgttgttgttggccggtCTACCTGACGAGTATagaccgatggtgatgggacTGGAGATAACAGGCGATTTCATTAAAACGAAACTGCTCCAGGAAACCGAATTAGTGAAAGCAGAACCGGCGTTAGAGGAAGCGAGCGGAAGCGAGACACGAGTACTTCAAGAATCAACTGCAAGCCGTGAGATCAGAACGTAA